The following proteins come from a genomic window of Botrytis cinerea B05.10 chromosome 14, complete sequence:
- the Bcrpa43 gene encoding Bcrpa43 translates to MSIEMPSQSTIAGASPKKHKSKSEKKHKSIDSEKKRKRENGEEGHRSKKHRSEKTATLSSSSIQPPAEVSPFHLQTSSIFLPLAPVSQKFPLEGLCAEHLSPLILTYYPPFNGVILSYSNPRFAEKAFGNDGDSTLLQNLDEYAVSWAWVTAEFLLFKPEKGAWLEGYINLQNEGHLGLVCWNLFNASIERARLPKEWRWVGVEDQEKDAEAEAEEGATYAEDGIGYYVDGEGKKIEGTVKFRVKEIESNHDKERGFLTIDGTMLDEEAEMRLLETEQDRVGNKDSAGRRLGGAKALGATSLGVTAEPSATEVDTGKKHRRRD, encoded by the coding sequence ATGTCAATTGAAATGCCTTCACAATCAACAATTGCCGGGGCTTCTCCCAAAAAGCATAAGAGCAAGTCGGAAAAGAAGCACAAATCAATAGACAGCgaaaagaaacgaaaacGTGAGAATGGGGAAGAAGGACATCGATCGAAGAAACACAGATCCGAAAAGACGGCGACACTAAGCTCCTCCTCGATACAACCACCAGCTGAAGTATCGCCATTCCATTTACAGACATCCTCCATCTTTTTGCCCTTAGCACCAGTATCTCAGAAATTTCCTCTCGAAGGTTTATGCGCCGAACACCTTTCTCCACTCATTCTCACATATTATCCTCCATTCAACGGAGTTATTCTTTCCTACAGCAACCCACGATTTGCCGAAAAAGCCTTTGGTAACGATGGAGATTCTACCCTCTTACAAAACTTGGACGAATATGCGGTGAGTTGGGCTTGGGTGACTGCTGAGTTTCTACTCTTCAAACCGGAAAAGGGAGCTTGGTTAGAGGGTTATATCAATTTGCAAAATGAAGGGCATCTGGGCTTAGTCTGTTGGAATCTTTTCAATGCAAGTATCGAGAGGGCAAGATTGCCaaaagaatggagatgggTCGGTGTAGAGGACCAAGAGAAGGATGCGGAAGCCGAAGCTGAAGAAGGCGCAACATACGCTGAAGATGGAATTGGCTATTatgtggatggagagggcaagaaaattgaaggCACCGTGAAATTCCGAGTCAAGGAgattgaatcaaatcatgatAAGGAGAGAGGGTTCTTGACAATTGATGGAACGATGTTAGACGAGGAGGCTGAGATGCGATTGTTGGAAACCGAACAGGACAGGGTTGGAAATAAAGACAGTGCTGGTAGACGTCTTGGTGGTGCAAAAGCTCTTGGTGCAACTAGCTTAGGAGTAACCGCTGAGCCCTCTGCCACGGAAGTGGACACAGGGAAGAAACACAGACGAAGAGATTGA